In Massilia antarctica, the following are encoded in one genomic region:
- the ptsP gene encoding phosphoenolpyruvate--protein phosphotransferase produces MASFTLHGIPVSRGISIGRAHLLTPAALDVKHYLVAEEHLEAEVKRLQDALADVHRGLQALWTDLPKDAPTELGAFIDVHALILSDPMISEAPLDIIRTRHYNAEWALVTQIDELSAQFDEIEDLYLRERKADIQQVAERVLKVLMGTAQLAPAPLSDDQFQPQMIVVAHDISPADMLQFRDRSFIGFVTDVGGQNSHTAIVARSLDIPAAVGMSQASQLIEQDDWVIIDGDAGVVICNPSTLVLEQYRARQAAMLKARKKLSKLKKTPAITRDGTVITLLANIELPDDCPHALECGAEGVGLFRSEFLFMGRGGQAHKIPSEDEQFEQYRKAVVAMKGRPVTIRTLDIGADKPLDQTEHTALNPALGLRAIRYCLAEPQLFLTQLRAILRASAFGKVRLLIPMLSHVFEIDQCLAMVEQAKAQLRDAGQKYDTAIDVGAMIEIPAAALALPMFVKRMNFLSIGTNDLIQYTLAIDRVDYEVAHLYDPLHPAILQLIAMTIMAGKKAGIDVAVCGEMAGDVKLTRLLLGMGLREFSMHPAQLLSVKQEILNCDLTTITPHTRKILRTTEPHAIVEAVQQLQVI; encoded by the coding sequence ATGGCATCGTTTACCTTGCACGGCATTCCCGTGTCGCGCGGTATCTCGATCGGCCGCGCGCACCTGCTCACGCCCGCCGCGCTCGACGTCAAGCACTACCTGGTGGCCGAAGAACACCTGGAGGCGGAGGTCAAGCGCCTGCAGGATGCCTTGGCCGACGTGCACCGCGGCCTGCAGGCGCTGTGGACCGACCTGCCCAAGGACGCGCCGACGGAGCTGGGCGCGTTCATCGACGTGCACGCCCTGATTCTGTCGGATCCGATGATTTCGGAAGCGCCGCTCGACATCATCCGCACGCGTCACTACAACGCCGAGTGGGCGCTGGTGACCCAGATCGACGAATTGTCGGCGCAGTTCGACGAAATCGAAGACCTGTACCTGCGCGAGCGCAAGGCCGATATCCAGCAGGTGGCCGAACGGGTGCTCAAGGTCTTGATGGGCACCGCCCAACTGGCGCCGGCGCCGCTCTCCGACGATCAGTTCCAGCCGCAGATGATCGTCGTCGCGCACGACATTTCGCCGGCCGACATGCTGCAGTTCCGCGACCGCTCCTTCATCGGCTTCGTGACCGACGTCGGCGGGCAGAACTCGCACACGGCGATCGTCGCGCGCAGCCTCGATATTCCGGCTGCGGTGGGCATGTCGCAGGCCTCGCAGCTGATCGAGCAGGACGACTGGGTGATCATCGACGGCGATGCCGGCGTGGTGATCTGCAATCCGAGCACCCTGGTGCTGGAGCAGTACCGGGCGCGCCAGGCGGCCATGCTCAAGGCGCGCAAGAAGCTCTCGAAGCTCAAGAAAACCCCGGCGATTACGCGCGACGGCACCGTGATCACCTTGCTGGCCAATATCGAGCTGCCGGACGACTGTCCGCACGCGCTCGAATGCGGGGCCGAGGGCGTGGGCCTGTTCCGCTCCGAGTTCCTGTTCATGGGCCGCGGCGGGCAAGCGCACAAGATTCCGAGCGAGGACGAACAGTTCGAGCAGTACCGCAAGGCGGTGGTGGCGATGAAGGGGCGGCCGGTGACGATCCGCACGCTCGACATCGGCGCCGACAAGCCGCTCGACCAGACCGAGCACACCGCACTGAACCCGGCGCTGGGACTGCGCGCGATCCGCTATTGCCTGGCCGAGCCGCAGCTGTTCCTGACGCAGTTGCGCGCGATTCTGCGCGCGTCCGCGTTCGGCAAGGTGCGCTTGCTGATCCCGATGCTGTCGCACGTGTTCGAGATCGACCAGTGCCTGGCGATGGTGGAGCAGGCCAAGGCGCAGCTGCGCGATGCGGGGCAGAAGTACGATACGGCGATCGATGTGGGCGCGATGATCGAGATTCCGGCGGCGGCGCTGGCGCTGCCGATGTTCGTCAAGCGCATGAATTTTTTGTCGATCGGGACCAATGACCTGATCCAGTACACCCTGGCGATCGACCGGGTCGACTACGAAGTGGCGCATTTGTACGACCCGCTGCATCCGGCGATTTTGCAGCTGATCGCGATGACTATCATGGCCGGCAAAAAGGCGGGGATCGATGTGGCGGTGTGCGGCGAGATGGCCGGGGACGTGAAGTTGACGCGCCTGTTGCTGGGCATGGGGCTGCGCGAGTTCTCGATGCATCCGGCGCAGCTGCTGTCGGTCAAGCAGGAGATCTTGAATTGCGACCTGACCACCATCACGCCGCACACGCGCAAGATTTTACGCACCACCGAGCCGCATGCGATTGTGGAGGCGGTGCAGCAGTTGCAGGTGATTTGA
- a CDS encoding accessory factor UbiK family protein, which produces MDMNSFFNDLQGKINQAIESSPAKDIEKNVKSMMSQGFSKLDLVTREEFDIQSQVLAKTRAKLDALEQRVTEMEERLAAKPQV; this is translated from the coding sequence ATGGACATGAACAGCTTTTTTAACGACTTGCAGGGCAAGATCAACCAGGCCATCGAGAGTTCGCCGGCCAAGGATATCGAGAAGAACGTCAAGAGCATGATGAGCCAGGGCTTTTCCAAGCTCGACCTGGTCACGCGCGAGGAATTCGATATCCAGTCCCAGGTGCTGGCCAAGACCCGCGCCAAGCTCGACGCGCTGGAACAACGCGTTACCGAAATGGAAGAGCGCCTGGCGGCCAAACCGCAGGTCTGA
- the gshA gene encoding glutamate--cysteine ligase yields the protein MVPHLVTALTGPLLDLEKKILAATPAIERWFRMEWQEHTPPFYCSVDLRNAGYKLAPVDTNLFPGGFNNLATEMLPLAVQAAMAAIDKYCPDARNLLLVPEGHTRNPHYLQNVARLMQIFRQTGLHVRLGSLSPEITQPTPLALPDGNMLVVEPLVRSSNGRRVGLKDFDPCTILLNNDLSAGIPSILENIHEQSLLPPLHAGWALRRKSNHLAAYDEVAKKFGKLIDVDPWMVNPFHSKCGAINFDEDQGAECLADNVTMLLAKIRKKYKEYGIKEQKPFVILKPDAGTYGMGILTIKDASEVRELTRAQRQKMSVIKDGVEISDVIIQEGVPTFENIKDAVAEPVVYMIDRYVVGGFYRIHAERGIDQNLNAPGSQYVPLAFAQQHAVPDLKAKPGTAAPNRFYVYGVVARLGLLAASLEMERTDPNPEVY from the coding sequence ATGGTTCCCCATCTCGTCACAGCCCTGACCGGACCGCTGCTCGACCTCGAAAAAAAAATCCTCGCGGCCACGCCTGCCATTGAGCGCTGGTTCCGGATGGAGTGGCAGGAACACACGCCGCCGTTCTATTGCTCGGTCGACTTGCGCAACGCCGGCTACAAGCTGGCCCCGGTCGATACCAACCTGTTCCCTGGCGGGTTTAACAATCTTGCCACCGAGATGCTGCCGCTGGCGGTGCAGGCCGCCATGGCTGCGATCGATAAATATTGCCCGGACGCCCGCAATCTGCTGCTGGTGCCGGAAGGGCACACGCGCAATCCGCATTACCTGCAGAACGTGGCGCGCCTGATGCAGATTTTCCGCCAGACCGGCTTGCACGTACGGCTTGGTTCCCTGTCGCCCGAGATCACCCAGCCCACGCCGCTGGCGCTGCCGGACGGGAACATGCTGGTGGTCGAGCCGCTGGTGCGGTCAAGCAATGGCCGCCGGGTGGGATTGAAGGATTTCGATCCCTGCACCATTTTGCTGAATAACGATTTGTCGGCCGGCATTCCATCGATCCTGGAAAATATTCACGAGCAATCCTTGCTGCCGCCGCTGCACGCCGGCTGGGCGCTGCGGCGCAAGAGCAACCACCTGGCCGCCTACGATGAAGTGGCCAAGAAATTCGGCAAGCTGATCGATGTCGACCCGTGGATGGTCAACCCCTTCCACAGCAAATGCGGCGCGATCAATTTCGACGAAGACCAGGGCGCGGAGTGCCTGGCCGACAATGTGACCATGCTGCTGGCCAAGATCCGCAAGAAGTACAAGGAGTACGGGATCAAGGAACAAAAGCCGTTCGTGATCCTGAAACCCGATGCCGGCACGTACGGCATGGGCATCCTGACCATCAAGGATGCCAGCGAAGTGCGCGAACTGACCCGCGCGCAGCGCCAGAAGATGTCGGTGATCAAGGATGGCGTGGAAATCAGCGACGTCATCATCCAGGAAGGCGTGCCGACCTTCGAGAACATCAAGGATGCGGTGGCCGAGCCGGTGGTGTACATGATCGACCGCTATGTGGTGGGCGGCTTCTACCGGATTCACGCCGAGCGCGGGATCGACCAGAACCTGAACGCGCCGGGCTCGCAATACGTGCCGCTGGCGTTTGCCCAGCAGCACGCCGTGCCGGATCTGAAGGCCAAGCCGGGGACGGCGGCGCCGAACCGCTTCTATGTGTACGGCGTGGTGGCAAGGTTGGGGCTGCTGGCGGCGTCGCTGGAGATGGAACGCACGGATCCGAATCCGGAAGTTTACTAG
- a CDS encoding HPr family phosphocarrier protein: MIQQDLEIINKLGLHARASAKFTQLAAKFSSDVWLTRNARRINAKSIMGVMMLAAGKGAKVTLEADGADEKECVEALTALINDKFGEGE, encoded by the coding sequence ATGATTCAACAAGATCTGGAAATTATCAACAAGCTGGGTTTGCATGCGCGCGCCTCCGCCAAATTCACGCAGCTGGCCGCGAAGTTTTCGAGCGACGTCTGGCTCACGCGTAACGCGCGCCGCATCAACGCCAAGTCGATCATGGGCGTGATGATGCTGGCGGCCGGGAAGGGCGCCAAAGTCACCCTGGAAGCCGACGGCGCCGATGAAAAGGAATGTGTCGAGGCGCTCACCGCGCTGATCAACGACAAATTCGGCGAAGGCGAGTAA
- a CDS encoding TetR/AcrR family transcriptional regulator, whose protein sequence is MPSPRSPGQHRLSRETWLDFGLVVLRDDGPHALKADPLCKRMGVSRGSFYWHFDSAGSFVLAVLERWESIATDQIIGAVEAAAPDARARLHLLLENVGELDIGLYEAINTLGAQDPDAARVLRRVHERRVAFVAGLLAALGFETDEAGMRAQLIYAWAMGELLTREPGRKAFSAAQIEAVERLLIGR, encoded by the coding sequence ATGCCGTCCCCCCGTTCTCCAGGACAACATCGTTTATCGCGCGAGACCTGGCTCGACTTCGGCCTGGTCGTGTTGCGCGACGATGGTCCGCACGCCTTGAAGGCCGATCCGCTGTGCAAGCGCATGGGGGTAAGCCGGGGAAGTTTTTACTGGCATTTCGACAGCGCCGGCAGCTTTGTCCTGGCGGTGCTGGAGCGTTGGGAATCGATCGCGACCGACCAGATCATCGGCGCCGTTGAAGCAGCCGCGCCCGATGCGCGCGCGCGGCTGCATCTGTTGTTGGAGAACGTGGGGGAACTCGATATCGGCTTGTACGAGGCCATCAACACGCTCGGCGCGCAAGACCCGGATGCGGCCCGGGTGCTGCGCCGGGTGCACGAGCGCCGTGTCGCGTTCGTGGCGGGCCTGCTGGCGGCGCTGGGGTTTGAAACTGATGAGGCCGGCATGAGGGCGCAACTGATCTATGCCTGGGCCATGGGCGAATTGCTCACGCGCGAACCGGGCCGGAAAGCCTTTTCCGCAGCCCAGATCGAGGCGGTCGAACGCTTGCTGATCGGGCGCTAG
- a CDS encoding antibiotic biosynthesis monooxygenase family protein — MFARVTHVQAKPEKMGEVVALYAESVLPVLQQLQGFKATFLLTDPASGKGMSVTLWESDADRLAGDSAAALRGPIVAVMPLLAAPPVAQSFDAISLA; from the coding sequence ATGTTTGCAAGAGTTACTCATGTTCAAGCCAAGCCGGAAAAAATGGGCGAGGTCGTCGCGCTGTACGCCGAGTCGGTGCTGCCGGTTCTTCAACAGTTGCAAGGCTTCAAGGCCACCTTTCTGCTGACCGATCCCGCCAGCGGCAAGGGCATGTCGGTGACCCTGTGGGAGTCGGATGCCGATCGCCTGGCCGGCGACAGCGCCGCCGCCTTGCGCGGCCCGATCGTGGCGGTCATGCCCCTGCTGGCGGCGCCTCCGGTGGCGCAAAGTTTCGACGCTATCAGCCTGGCATAA
- a CDS encoding TorF family putative porin yields MNKLSTRLSLAAALTLALASLGAPLAQSAEEPVPDNVVSFNAALASDYRYRGLSQSRLKPAVQGGADYTHNPSGAYAGVWASTIKWTRDLGGDGNVEIDLYGGKKGEITKGISYDVGALYYAYPSNGLHPNANTFELYGQVGMGPAYLKYSHSTTNLFGTTDSKGSGYLDLGANLDLATGLVLNLHVGRQRVAHNHALSYNDAKIGLTKDFGFASVALAVISANTDMYVSPVNGKDLGRSRAVLTVSKTF; encoded by the coding sequence ATGAATAAGCTGTCCACCCGATTGTCTCTCGCCGCCGCGCTGACCCTGGCGCTGGCCAGCCTGGGAGCGCCGCTGGCCCAGTCTGCCGAAGAGCCCGTGCCCGACAATGTGGTGAGCTTCAACGCCGCCCTGGCCAGCGACTATCGCTACCGCGGCCTGTCGCAAAGCCGCCTGAAGCCGGCCGTGCAGGGCGGGGCCGACTACACCCACAATCCGAGCGGCGCCTACGCCGGCGTGTGGGCATCGACCATCAAGTGGACCCGTGACCTGGGCGGCGACGGCAATGTCGAAATCGACCTGTACGGCGGCAAGAAGGGCGAAATTACCAAAGGCATCAGCTACGACGTGGGCGCCCTGTACTACGCCTACCCGTCGAACGGCCTGCATCCGAACGCCAACACCTTCGAGCTGTACGGGCAGGTCGGCATGGGACCGGCCTACCTGAAGTATTCGCATTCGACCACCAACCTGTTCGGCACCACCGACAGCAAGGGCAGCGGCTACCTGGACCTGGGCGCCAATCTCGACCTGGCCACCGGCCTGGTACTCAATTTGCACGTGGGACGCCAGCGCGTGGCCCACAACCATGCGCTAAGCTACAACGATGCCAAGATCGGCCTGACCAAGGATTTCGGTTTCGCCTCGGTCGCGCTGGCCGTCATCAGCGCCAATACCGACATGTATGTGAGTCCGGTCAACGGCAAGGACCTGGGCCGTTCCCGCGCCGTGCTGACCGTGTCAAAAACTTTCTAA
- a CDS encoding ammonium transporter: MNKTITKCLAGLAVLCAIGGVLPASAQDAPKPDTTAAVVTPVEAPATTAVMPAATTANVAAPAAAPAPVPQKGDTTWMFISTVLVILMTIPGLALFYGGLVRTKNMLSVLMQVFVVFALILVLWCIYGYSVAFTPGNAVIGGFDRALLSGIYDPAKGVFAYAATFSKGVVIPEFIYVAFQGTFAAITCCLIVGAFAERIKFAAVLAFMVLWFTFSYLPIAHMVWFWTGPDAITNAATLATETAKAGWLFQKGALDFAGGTVVHINAAVAGLMGAILIGKRVGYGREAMAPHSLTMTMIGASLLWVGWFGFNAGSALEAGDIAALAFINTLLATACATLSWVFGEWITKGKPSMLGAASGAVAGLVAITPAAGFVGPMGGLVIGLLAGIVCLWGVNGLKRLIGADDSLDVFGVHGVGGILGALLTGVFASPKLGGQGVFDYVANKASADYSIGGQVLTQLTAVGTTILWSAVVSFIAYKLVDVVIGLRVPEEEEREGLDITSHGESAYHS, translated from the coding sequence ATGAATAAAACGATAACAAAGTGCCTGGCCGGACTCGCCGTCCTGTGCGCCATCGGCGGCGTCTTGCCGGCCTCGGCCCAGGATGCGCCCAAGCCCGATACGACGGCCGCGGTGGTCACGCCGGTCGAAGCGCCCGCCACCACGGCGGTCATGCCTGCCGCCACCACGGCCAATGTCGCCGCTCCCGCCGCCGCGCCGGCGCCGGTGCCGCAAAAAGGCGACACCACCTGGATGTTCATCTCCACCGTCCTCGTGATCCTGATGACGATTCCCGGGCTGGCGCTGTTTTACGGCGGCCTGGTGCGCACCAAGAACATGCTGTCGGTGCTGATGCAAGTGTTTGTCGTGTTTGCGCTGATTCTTGTGCTGTGGTGCATCTACGGTTACTCGGTGGCCTTCACGCCAGGCAATGCGGTGATCGGCGGCTTCGACCGCGCGCTGCTGTCCGGCATCTATGACCCGGCCAAGGGCGTGTTTGCCTATGCCGCCACGTTCAGCAAGGGCGTGGTCATTCCGGAGTTCATTTATGTGGCCTTCCAGGGCACCTTTGCCGCGATTACCTGCTGCCTGATCGTCGGCGCCTTTGCCGAGCGCATCAAATTCGCCGCCGTGCTCGCCTTCATGGTGCTGTGGTTCACCTTCAGCTACCTGCCGATCGCCCACATGGTCTGGTTCTGGACCGGTCCGGACGCCATCACCAATGCCGCCACCCTGGCCACCGAAACCGCGAAAGCCGGCTGGCTGTTCCAAAAAGGTGCGCTCGACTTCGCCGGCGGCACCGTGGTGCACATCAATGCGGCGGTCGCCGGCCTGATGGGCGCGATCCTGATCGGCAAGCGGGTCGGCTACGGCCGCGAAGCCATGGCCCCGCACTCGCTGACCATGACCATGATCGGCGCCTCGCTGCTGTGGGTGGGCTGGTTCGGCTTTAACGCCGGCTCGGCGCTGGAAGCGGGCGACATCGCCGCGCTGGCCTTCATCAACACCTTGCTGGCAACGGCTTGCGCCACCCTGTCGTGGGTGTTCGGCGAGTGGATCACCAAGGGCAAGCCATCGATGCTGGGCGCCGCCTCCGGCGCGGTCGCCGGCCTGGTGGCGATCACCCCGGCGGCCGGCTTCGTCGGCCCGATGGGCGGCTTGGTCATCGGTTTGCTGGCAGGTATTGTCTGCCTGTGGGGAGTGAACGGCCTCAAGCGCCTGATCGGCGCCGACGACTCGCTCGACGTGTTCGGCGTGCACGGCGTGGGCGGGATCCTGGGTGCCTTGCTGACCGGCGTGTTTGCCTCGCCAAAGCTGGGCGGCCAGGGCGTTTTCGACTACGTTGCCAACAAGGCGTCGGCGGACTATTCGATCGGCGGACAAGTCCTCACGCAGCTGACCGCGGTCGGTACCACCATTCTGTGGTCGGCCGTGGTGTCCTTCATTGCCTACAAACTGGTGGACGTGGTGATCGGCCTGCGCGTACCGGAAGAAGAAGAGCGCGAAGGCCTGGACATCACCAGCCACGGCGAGTCGGCCTACCACTCCTGA
- the gshB gene encoding glutathione synthase: MKIAFLADPLSGFKTYKDSTFAMMREAARRGHAVYAFEQRDMALEEGVVSADIAHITLTGDADDWYRAAPKTAMRLSEFDAVIQRKDPPFDMEYVYGTYLLELAEKQGARIFNKPSAIRDHNEKLAIAQFTEFTSPTLVTSDAARLRAFHAKHGDVIFKPLDGMGGAGIFLIGADGMNLGSVIETLTMNGARTIMAQRYIPAIVKGDKRILVIDGEPVPFALARIPQGTEIRGNLAAGGIGVAQPLTAYDIHIAETIGPLLAERGLLLVGLDVIGDFLTEVNVTSPTCFQEITDQAGFDVAAMFIDAVERRSKGK, translated from the coding sequence ATGAAAATCGCTTTCCTCGCCGATCCGCTGTCCGGCTTCAAGACGTACAAGGATTCGACCTTCGCCATGATGCGCGAAGCGGCACGGCGCGGCCACGCGGTTTACGCCTTCGAGCAGCGCGACATGGCCCTGGAAGAAGGCGTGGTCAGCGCCGACATCGCCCACATCACCCTGACCGGCGACGCCGACGACTGGTACCGCGCCGCGCCCAAGACGGCCATGCGCCTGTCCGAGTTCGACGCCGTCATCCAGCGCAAGGACCCGCCGTTCGACATGGAGTACGTGTACGGCACCTACCTGCTCGAACTGGCGGAAAAGCAGGGCGCGCGCATCTTCAACAAGCCGTCCGCGATCCGCGACCACAACGAAAAACTGGCGATTGCCCAGTTCACCGAATTTACCTCGCCTACCCTGGTCACGTCGGACGCGGCGCGCCTGCGCGCCTTCCACGCCAAGCATGGCGACGTGATCTTCAAGCCGCTCGATGGCATGGGCGGAGCCGGCATCTTCCTCATCGGCGCCGACGGCATGAACCTCGGCTCGGTGATCGAAACGCTCACCATGAATGGCGCCCGGACCATCATGGCGCAGCGTTACATCCCGGCGATCGTCAAGGGCGACAAGCGCATCCTCGTCATCGACGGCGAGCCGGTGCCGTTCGCGCTGGCGCGCATCCCGCAGGGCACTGAAATTCGAGGCAACCTGGCCGCCGGCGGCATCGGCGTGGCCCAGCCCCTGACCGCGTACGATATCCACATCGCCGAAACGATCGGCCCTTTGCTGGCCGAGCGCGGCCTGTTGCTGGTAGGATTGGATGTGATCGGCGACTTCCTTACCGAAGTCAATGTCACCAGCCCGACCTGCTTCCAGGAGATCACCGACCAGGCGGGCTTCGACGTGGCGGCGATGTTCATCGACGCCGTCGAGCGGCGCAGCAAGGGAAAGTAA
- a CDS encoding P-II family nitrogen regulator, whose amino-acid sequence MKMITAIIKPFKLDEVREALSAINVQGITVTEVKGFGRQKGHTELYRGAEYVVDFLPKTKIEAAVDDAIVEQAIEAIEGAARTGKIGDGKIFVYNLEQVVRIRTGETGNEAL is encoded by the coding sequence ATGAAAATGATCACCGCCATCATCAAACCCTTCAAGCTGGACGAGGTGCGCGAAGCGCTTTCGGCCATCAATGTGCAAGGGATTACCGTTACCGAAGTCAAGGGCTTCGGACGCCAGAAAGGTCATACCGAGCTGTACCGCGGCGCCGAGTACGTGGTCGACTTCCTGCCCAAGACCAAGATCGAAGCGGCCGTGGACGACGCCATCGTCGAACAGGCCATCGAAGCCATCGAAGGCGCCGCGCGCACCGGTAAGATTGGCGACGGCAAGATTTTTGTCTATAACCTGGAACAGGTGGTGCGGATCCGCACCGGCGAAACCGGTAACGAAGCACTTTAA
- a CDS encoding PTS sugar transporter subunit IIA, translating to MVGILLMTHAPLGQAFVAAVAHVFRGPTEHFEAIDVTADQDLGEVHELAREAICRLDDGAGVLVITDIKGGTPANCCNSLADAGRVEVIAGISLPMLLRAITYRRDTLDVVVEMALAGAQSGAVRVDNRIRVGPA from the coding sequence ATGGTAGGCATTCTGTTGATGACCCATGCACCGCTCGGGCAGGCCTTCGTGGCTGCGGTGGCGCACGTATTCCGCGGCCCCACCGAGCATTTCGAGGCGATCGACGTCACCGCCGACCAGGACCTGGGCGAGGTGCATGAACTGGCGCGCGAAGCGATCTGCCGCCTCGACGACGGCGCCGGGGTGCTGGTGATCACCGACATCAAGGGCGGCACGCCGGCCAACTGCTGCAACTCGCTGGCCGACGCCGGGCGGGTCGAAGTCATCGCCGGCATCAGCCTGCCGATGCTGCTGCGCGCGATCACCTATCGGCGCGACACGCTCGACGTGGTGGTCGAAATGGCGCTGGCCGGCGCGCAGAGCGGCGCGGTACGGGTCGACAATCGGATCAGGGTAGGACCGGCGTAA